In Pedobacter sp. SL55, the following proteins share a genomic window:
- a CDS encoding peptidoglycan-binding protein, with product MIKTYLNYTVLYLIVAVGTFHPLKTKRFSSPTTKSPGHQINQLLTIAQSQVGVREATGHNDGEEVERYLLYTGNIKGEPWCAAFVSWVFGQAGYKQPCTAWSPALFPKAKQVGTAKPATVFGIYFKDKRRIAHAGLVEKQKDQWIYTIEGNTNIAGSREGDGVYRKLRHAKTIAAYANWLPVKEGGRP from the coding sequence ATGATTAAAACATATTTAAACTATACTGTACTGTATCTGATCGTTGCAGTCGGCACTTTTCATCCATTGAAAACCAAAAGATTTAGTAGTCCAACTACCAAATCTCCAGGTCATCAAATTAACCAACTCCTAACCATTGCACAATCGCAAGTAGGTGTAAGGGAGGCTACAGGCCATAACGATGGCGAAGAAGTAGAGCGCTATCTGCTTTATACTGGCAACATAAAAGGCGAACCTTGGTGTGCCGCCTTTGTAAGCTGGGTGTTTGGGCAGGCTGGGTATAAGCAACCCTGCACAGCCTGGAGCCCAGCTTTATTTCCCAAAGCTAAGCAAGTTGGTACAGCAAAGCCCGCTACGGTATTTGGCATTTATTTTAAAGATAAGAGGCGCATTGCCCACGCAGGCTTGGTAGAAAAACAAAAAGACCAATGGATCTACACCATAGAAGGCAATACCAATATCGCTGGTAGTAGAGAAGGGGATGGCGTGTACCGCAAGCTGCGGCATGCCAAAACCATTGCCGCTTATGCCAATTGGTTGCCAGTTAAGGAAGGAGGGAGGCCATGA
- a CDS encoding glycosyltransferase, which translates to MIFVGSIRNQKGVELLIKCLDEIADNKIQLTLIGQINEDHYDNLIKARNYIIHIPYVPNEALNEYYQRSDIFVLPSYLDSWGMVVIEAMSNGVPVIVTENCGAKDAVKRGGGIIIKPDSIMDLKQAIEFYMKDEMAREIDGAKAKEIALSYNDINYQQKLKDILEIVNQI; encoded by the coding sequence ATCATCTTTGTTGGTTCCATAAGGAACCAAAAAGGAGTTGAGCTATTAATTAAATGCTTAGACGAGATAGCAGATAATAAGATACAATTAACGCTTATTGGTCAGATAAATGAAGATCATTATGATAATTTGATTAAGGCGAGAAACTATATCATACATATTCCATATGTTCCAAACGAAGCATTAAATGAATATTATCAGCGTAGCGATATCTTTGTTTTACCATCCTATTTAGATAGTTGGGGAATGGTAGTAATTGAAGCCATGTCAAATGGAGTTCCAGTGATTGTTACTGAAAATTGCGGGGCTAAAGATGCTGTAAAAAGAGGTGGTGGAATTATTATTAAACCAGATAGTATTATGGATTTGAAACAAGCCATAGAATTTTATATGAAAGATGAAATGGCAAGGGAAATAGATGGCGCTAAAGCAAAAGAAATTGCATTAAGTTATAATGATATAAATTATCAACAGAAATTAAAGGACATCTTAGAAATAGTAAATCAGATTTAG
- a CDS encoding acyltransferase, producing MATLSYLWKNRAKFSILQKSFYRAWGKRLLTLKSLYLRNRRRYNLTRKGATIANTAEIGKIKLGGKTNNLTVGENTFIGNVELALHDKINIGNFVCINDGSVLLTASHDLSDPLWQQKKKPIIIQDYVWIATNAIILPGVKIGKGAVVGAGSVVTRDVKSYDIVGGNPAIPIGKKRVENLKYNPCEFLAANRAWLKTW from the coding sequence ATGGCAACATTAAGTTACTTGTGGAAGAACAGAGCAAAGTTTTCTATCCTCCAAAAAAGCTTTTATAGAGCATGGGGAAAAAGACTACTGACGCTCAAATCATTATATCTACGTAACAGGCGCAGATATAATTTAACAAGAAAAGGTGCTACAATAGCTAACACAGCAGAAATAGGAAAAATTAAGTTAGGAGGAAAAACAAATAACTTAACCGTTGGCGAAAATACATTTATAGGGAATGTCGAATTGGCACTACATGATAAAATTAATATTGGTAATTTTGTTTGCATTAATGATGGCTCTGTCTTATTAACTGCTTCTCATGATCTATCAGATCCATTATGGCAACAAAAAAAGAAACCAATTATTATCCAAGACTATGTATGGATTGCAACAAATGCAATTATTTTACCGGGAGTTAAAATTGGCAAAGGTGCAGTAGTAGGTGCTGGTTCGGTTGTGACTAGAGACGTCAAATCCTATGATATTGTTGGGGGCAATCCTGCGATACCCATTGGAAAAAAACGAGTTGAAAACCTAAAATATAATCCTTGTGAGTTTTTAGCAGCAAATCGTGCGTGGTTAAAAACCTGGTAA
- a CDS encoding glycosyltransferase family 2 protein, with translation MKITNYLLSICIPTYNRFNYLTELVEDIFSQHGYSTSTIELIIAQDRFKDGQFCKKTEEYGKALEASFENITYNLTSKNLGLAGNWNNCVNLAKGEYCIILGDDDLFVEGALSTYLDLIARSNADIIFSNHLLIDDKGEVLENSYSNNEKFNRGDLNEGILLDPEKNIWQNAIPISTSAIKTFF, from the coding sequence ATGAAAATTACAAACTATTTGCTTAGCATTTGTATTCCAACTTACAATAGATTTAACTATCTAACAGAGTTAGTTGAAGATATTTTTTCACAACATGGATACTCCACCTCGACTATCGAGTTAATTATAGCTCAAGACCGATTTAAAGATGGCCAGTTTTGTAAAAAAACGGAGGAATACGGAAAAGCACTTGAAGCAAGCTTTGAAAACATAACTTACAACCTAACTTCCAAAAATTTAGGCTTAGCTGGTAATTGGAACAATTGCGTAAACTTGGCTAAAGGAGAATATTGCATAATTTTAGGTGATGACGATTTATTTGTAGAAGGAGCTTTGAGCACCTATTTAGATCTAATCGCAAGATCGAACGCTGACATCATATTCTCTAACCACTTATTAATAGATGATAAAGGAGAAGTGCTGGAGAATTCCTATTCAAACAATGAAAAATTTAATAGAGGCGATTTAAATGAAGGAATTTTGTTAGATCCTGAAAAAAACATTTGGCAAAACGCTATCCCTATCTCTACATCAGCCATTAAAACTTTTTTTTAA
- a CDS encoding glycosyltransferase family 2 protein, producing MKSKIIVLTPIKNEAWILAHFLSITSKFADHIIILDQMSNDGSKAIAKKFEKVILLENNNSDYDEAYRQNILINKARELFPDYKRILITLDADEFISANGIVSLEWKLITSAKKGTVLYFEKPDLYLNATDCVRYIDNKWPLGIVDDENLIHTATKIHSIRVPIHENSEKIYLNEIIFLHTAYLRPSIQRAKFRFYSVKENINNSNPWYRRRRRYRAPNHLLIKPVISQTPTEWLAHEGFSLLDIKDSIETWHNTIVAEDICNKGSIYFWLDDIWDISWNRYNRKQKIISPPMLLTFFLRLFDKYILK from the coding sequence ATGAAATCTAAGATAATCGTATTAACTCCCATTAAAAATGAGGCTTGGATACTCGCTCATTTTCTATCAATTACTTCGAAATTTGCAGACCACATCATTATATTAGATCAAATGTCTAACGACGGTAGCAAAGCTATCGCAAAAAAATTTGAAAAAGTTATTCTCTTAGAAAACAACAATTCTGATTACGACGAAGCTTACCGACAAAATATTCTAATAAACAAAGCAAGAGAACTATTTCCCGACTATAAGCGTATACTAATTACGCTAGATGCTGACGAATTTATTAGCGCTAATGGAATAGTATCTTTGGAATGGAAATTAATAACGAGTGCAAAAAAAGGAACAGTTTTATATTTCGAAAAGCCTGATTTATACCTAAATGCAACTGATTGTGTAAGATATATAGATAACAAATGGCCACTAGGAATAGTGGATGATGAAAATTTAATACACACCGCAACGAAAATTCATAGTATTAGAGTTCCAATTCACGAAAACTCTGAAAAAATATATCTAAATGAAATTATCTTCCTACATACTGCGTACTTGCGCCCAAGTATACAGCGAGCAAAATTTAGATTCTATAGTGTAAAAGAAAACATCAATAATTCAAATCCTTGGTATAGGCGTAGACGAAGATATAGAGCCCCAAACCACTTATTAATCAAACCCGTGATTTCTCAAACGCCTACTGAATGGTTAGCTCATGAAGGATTCTCTCTTTTAGATATAAAAGATAGTATCGAGACCTGGCATAATACAATAGTAGCTGAAGACATTTGTAACAAAGGAAGTATTTATTTTTGGTTAGATGATATTTGGGATATAAGCTGGAACAGATATAATCGGAAACAAAAAATTATTAGTCCTCCTATGTTATTAACATTTTTTTTACGTCTATTTGATAAATACATTTTGAAATGA
- a CDS encoding glycosyltransferase family 2 protein, with protein sequence MLLSVIIPTCNRNDLLKKCLDALHPSIQNFAIDNYEIIVSDDSKENIAKELVETDYNWVKWISGPKKGPAANRNNGARYANGDWLVFLDDDVLPSTDFLANYHKGINSNHNVKAFEGAIIPDDWDLLKKDLAECPINTNGNCFWTANVAINKELFFLIEGFDDSFHIAAQEDQDIFLRLKEHTKIVFLNYAIVVHPVRTVSFFKSITSIYKKSRNYIKFTKKHIKKGRGNLLNFSISQWEFHTIHMLKNIRSFKIKSAIVNICWIFFGVPLNIYLLAKNEI encoded by the coding sequence ATGTTATTATCTGTAATAATTCCAACTTGTAATCGTAACGATTTACTTAAAAAGTGTCTAGATGCATTACATCCCAGCATCCAAAATTTCGCAATAGATAACTATGAAATTATTGTTAGTGACGATAGTAAAGAGAATATAGCTAAAGAACTTGTTGAAACTGATTATAATTGGGTAAAATGGATTTCTGGCCCTAAAAAAGGCCCGGCCGCTAATAGAAATAATGGAGCACGATATGCGAATGGAGATTGGCTTGTTTTTTTAGATGATGATGTGTTACCGTCAACTGATTTTTTAGCCAACTATCACAAAGGTATTAACAGCAATCATAATGTGAAGGCGTTTGAAGGTGCCATTATACCTGATGACTGGGACCTTCTAAAAAAAGATCTTGCTGAATGCCCAATAAATACTAATGGCAACTGTTTCTGGACTGCTAATGTCGCGATTAACAAAGAGCTCTTTTTTCTTATAGAAGGATTTGACGATAGCTTTCATATTGCAGCACAAGAAGATCAAGATATATTTCTTCGTCTAAAAGAACATACTAAAATAGTTTTCTTAAACTATGCCATTGTTGTACACCCTGTACGAACAGTTTCTTTTTTTAAAAGCATAACATCAATTTATAAAAAATCTAGAAATTATATAAAATTCACGAAAAAGCATATAAAGAAAGGACGTGGGAATCTATTAAATTTTTCTATTTCACAATGGGAATTTCATACTATACACATGTTGAAGAATATCAGAAGTTTTAAGATTAAAAGTGCAATAGTTAACATATGTTGGATATTTTTTGGAGTTCCACTAAATATTTATTTATTAGCTAAAAATGAAATCTAA
- a CDS encoding acyltransferase, translating into MKQLFFKIIFKITSILENEKHRRLIDKMKYCGINVRLDRSVHILVPQEFEIGNNSSISSYTTIYATFGVKIGENCLISSNCGISSYNHVPNSLNRPRDVSKDKNYSKPVTIGNNVWIAMNCCILPGVTIGNNSIIGAGSVVTRNVPENEIWAGNPAKFIKKLS; encoded by the coding sequence TTTTAGAAAACGAAAAGCATAGACGATTGATAGATAAAATGAAATACTGCGGCATTAATGTCAGATTAGACAGATCAGTTCATATTCTAGTACCACAAGAGTTTGAAATAGGCAACAACAGCAGCATATCATCTTACACGACGATTTATGCCACATTTGGCGTAAAAATAGGAGAAAACTGCTTAATATCTAGCAATTGTGGAATATCTTCCTACAATCATGTTCCTAACTCTCTAAACCGTCCTCGAGACGTTTCGAAAGATAAAAATTATTCGAAACCAGTAACCATCGGAAATAATGTATGGATAGCAATGAACTGCTGCATTTTGCCTGGAGTAACAATAGGTAACAATTCCATTATTGGTGCAGGAAGTGTTGTAACTAGAAATGTTCCTGAAAACGAAATTTGGGCGGGTAACCCAGCAAAATTCATCAAAAAGTTAAGTTAG